A single window of Polyodon spathula isolate WHYD16114869_AA chromosome 2, ASM1765450v1, whole genome shotgun sequence DNA harbors:
- the LOC121300231 gene encoding probable global transcription activator SNF2L2 isoform X4: protein MKTAFPQPSVFTDQLMKRLAARCFAGLLILSPLTVISDSRPADCSKAVEDGNLEEMEEEIRLKKRKRRRHVDKDPGKEEGEKLKKRRGRPPAEKLSPNPPKLTKQMNAIVDTVINYKDGASRQLSDVFYQLPSRKELPEYYELIRKPVDFKKIKERVRNHKYRSVGDLEKDIMLLCHNAQTFNLEGSQIYEDSIVLQSVFKSARQKIAKEDESDEDSVDDEDEEDEESESESKAVKVKIKLGKKEEKRHDKGKKRQSRIKAKPVVSDDESEEEQDDNDQSDGSGSDDE from the exons ATGAAAACAGCATTCCCACAGCCCTCTGTCTTTACTGATCAGCTGATGAAGAGACTAGCTGCACGCTGCTTTGCCGGGTTGTTAATTTTATCCCCTCTAACTGTGATTTCTGATAGCCGGCCTGCTGATTGCAGTAAG GCAGTGGAGGACGGGAACTTGGAGGAAATGGAGGAGGAAATCCGCCTTAAGAAACGCAAGCGTAGACGACATGTTGATAAAGATCCTGGAAAGGAGGAAGGAGAAAAACTGAAGAAGAGGCGAGGTAGACCTCCAGCAGAAAAGCTCTCTCCAAACCCACCTAAACTGACGAAGCAGATGAATGCCATTGTTGATACTGTAATAAATTACAAGGATGG AGCGAGTCGCCAGCTAAGCGATGTTTTCTACCAGCTCCCATCTAGAAAAGAACTCCCTGAATATTACGAGTTGATCAGAAAACCTGTAGACTTCAAAAAGATAAAG GAAAGAGTTCGTAACCACAAATACCGGAGTGTAGGAGACCTGGAGAAGGATATCATGCTTCTGTGTCACAATGCTCAGACTTTCAATCTGGAGGGATCACAG ATCTATGAGGATTCCATTGTTCTTCAGTCTGTTTTCAAGAGCGCCAGGCAGAAGATTGCTAAAGAAGATGAGAGTGATGAAGACAGTGTTGACGATGAGGATGAAGAAGATGAGGAATCTGAATCTGAGT ccAAAGCAGTTAAGGTAAAAATCAAGCTTGGTAAGAAAGAAGAGAAGAGGCATGACAAAGGCAAGAAGCGACAAAGTCGAATAAAAGCAAAACCAGTTGTGAGCGACGATGAGAGCGAGGAAGAGCAAGATGATAAT GACCAATCAGACGGAAGTGGGAGTGACGATGAGTGA